CGGTGTGGGAACAGTTATAATATAATAGGTGCATTCACGAAGAAAGTCAGCATCCGCAGTACAAAATAAACCGTGAGCAGAAGAAGGTTGAGCAGTGAGCACTGCCTGCAACTGTTCATTTGATACTTCCAATGTAGAATCTTTGCCGTTATTCAGTTCTTCTATCCGATTTATATTAACGTCAAATCCAACAACGGTGTATTTGGTTGCAAAAAGGCGAGCCAGTGGCAAACCCACATAACCAAGCCCGATAACTGCTATTTGTATATTCTTCATAAAAACAAAAGTAACTTTTTAAAATGACAAAATCATTGAATAGATAACGCAAAAGGAAAAAACTTAGTATGTTTGCAGCAATTTTAAGAATGAATATAACATGGCAAGAAGAAAGAAAAAGAATCAGCAGAACAATATCCGCAGAATTTTGTTACTAATTATTGCAATATCAGTAACATCTGTCCTTGTATATGAGCACTTCCGGAGTCCTATTTTGCATGCAGCTAATGATGTTAAATACAAAACGGAGAACATTATAGCTCCGGATAAGGAGGAAATTCAAGGAGACCTGGAAATTCCGCAGTTCACCACCTCTCGTCCAGAGCAAATAATCAGTCACGCAGCATACACGGTATCATATAATCCGGAATGGCGCGTACCAAACTGGGTTTCTTATGAATTAACTGAATATGAGATAAAGGGAGATCTGGAACGCTCGGATAAGTTTGTGGTCGATCCCGAGGTTAAAGGAGTCTGCGCTACGAATGAAGATTATTCTCATTCGGGATACGACCGCGGACACATGGCTCCGGCTGCTGATATGAAGTGGAACACAAGAGTAATGAAGGAGTGTTTTTATTTTAGTAACATGTGTCCTCAGAAACACTCCCTGAATGCCGGAAGATGGAAAACGCTGGAAGAAAAAGTGCGCGACTGGGCACGGGAAGACAGTGCGATTGTGATTATATGCGGTCCTATTGTAGATAAAGGATATAAAACGATTGGTCCCGACAGAGTGGCGGTTCCACAACGATTCTTCAAGGTGATACTGGCTCCTTACCTCAATTCACCAAAAGCCATTGGCTTTATTATGAAAAACGATAAGGAAGAATCGCCGCTGAGCAGCTATGCAGTATCTGTTGATAGTGTAGAAAAACTGACAGGAATGGATTTCTTTTCTGCATTGCCCGATAATTTGGAGAATCGCATAGAGAGTTCTAGCTCAACTGCTGACTGGGGGTTATAGTTTTATTCACGGAAGCTTTTTCAAAAGGCCTACAGAAAATTAAAATAAAGTGTAGACGTTTACATTAAAAGGTGTAGACCTAATTTAAAATTAGCGTAGTGTAAAAAATAAAGTAAATAAATAAGGACACCTAAGTATACCGTAAAAGATTAATAACTATCTTTGCGGCGAAAAATAATCACTAAGTATTTCACATCACATTATGAACAATAAATTAAAGAATAAATGGGTCTTTGCAGCAATCGTTGCTGGCGCCATCATTGTCTTTGCCGGAATTTTCGTATACTATAATCTGTTTGCTTCTCAGTTCCAGACCGAGAAAAAAGCATATGTCTATATTGACCGTGACGATACTCCCGACTCAATCACCGTAAAAGTAGAACGTGCAGGTATGCCACGCAGTATGAATGCATTCAAATGGCTGATGACTCATCTTGATGAGGCAAAAAACATTCATACCGGACGTTATCTTATTAAACCGGGAGACGGTACTTATCCGGTCTTTCGCCGTCTGACACGAGGACAACAGGCTCCGCTGAATTTCTCAATAAATGATATTCGCACTTGCGGGCAATTAGCAGAAAAAATAGGTAATCAACTTATGATTGATTCTGCAGAAGTTGCCATCCGTTTGAATGATTCTACGTTTTGTTCTAAACTGGGCTTCAAAAAAGAGACTGTCATAAGTCTTTTCATCCCCAATACCTATGAGATTTACTGGAACATCTCCACAGCCGATCTATTTAAAAAGATGAAGAAAGAGTATAACTCATTCTGGTCAAACGAACGTTTAAGCAAAGCAAAATCAATAGGCTTCACTCCTTCGGAAGTGTGCACCATAGCTTCCATTGTGGAAGAAGAAACAAACAACACTGCCGAAAAACCTATGGTGGCAGGTCTTTACATCAATCGCCTGCATAAAGGAATGAAACTCCAGGCCGATCCTACAGTTAAGTTTGCTGTGCAGAATTTTACCATTAAAAGAGTAACAGGAGAATATCTCCGTTCTAACTCTCCGTACAATACTTACAAGTTCGAGGGATTACCTCCCGGACCTATTCGTATTCCTTCAATCAAAGGAATAGATGCAGTACTAAACTATACAAGACACAACTTTGTATACATGTGCGCAAAAGAAGATTTTTCTGGTACACACAACTTCGCAGCAACCTGGGAAGAGCATATGGTAAATGCAAGAAAATACCAGGCAGAGCTAAACAAACGAAAGATTTTCTAAACATTTTCTATTAGAATAGCACTTTATTCCATATCTTTGTGATCAAACAATAACTAAAAGTAATCACTTTTAAGACACAAAGATATGAGACAACACCTCTTATTGGGCGATGAAGCCATTGCACAAGCAGCAATTGACGCCGGACTTTCCGGCGTTTATGCTTACCCGGGTACCCCATCAACAGAAATAACAGAGTATATTCAGCTGTCACCTCTGGCCAAAGAAAGAAACATTCACAGCCGCTGGAGCACGAATGAAAAGACAGCTATGGAAGCAGCTTTGGGATTATCATTTGCTGGCAAACGTGCTTTGGTTTGTATGAAACACGTGGGAATGAACGTGGCAGCAGATTGTTTTATCAATTCAGCCATGACCGGAGTAAACGGAGGACTAATTGCAGTGGTAGCCGACGACCCTAGCATGCACTCTTCCCAGAATGAACAAGACAGCCGTTTCTATGGAGATTTTGCTCTTGTTCCAATGTTTGAACCATCTAACCAGCAGGAAGCTTACGACATGGTTTACAATGGATACGAATTCTCTGAAAAGATAGGCGAACCTATCCTTATGAGAATGGTTACCCGCCTTGCACACTCCCGTTCAGGAGTAGAAAGCCAACAGTTAAAACCTCAGAATGAAATGTCATTCAGCGATGATCCTCGCCAATTTATCCTTCTTCCTGCAATAGCCCGTCGTCGATACAAAGCATTACTGGCAAAACAAGACGAGTTTATTAAAGCTTCTGAAGAATCACCATACAATAAATACATTGACGGCCCGAATAAAAAACTGGGAATCGTGGCTTGCGGTATCGGATTCAACTATCTGATGGAAAATTATCCTGAAGGATGTGAATATCCTGTACTGAAGATTGGTCAATATCCGCTCCCCAAAAAGCAATTATTAAAGCTTGCTACAGAATGCGATGAGATACTGATATTGGAAGACGGACAGCCTTTCGTTGAAAATATGCTTAAAGGCTATCTTGGAATCGGCATCAAAGTAAAAGGCCGTTTGGATGGAACTCTTTCACGCGACGGTGAACTTAATCCCGATAATGTAGCAAAAGCTATCGGCAAAGAGAATAAATCTGCATTCATCGTGCCAAGTGTTGTAGAAATGCGCCCACCCGCTCTTTGCGAAGGCTGTGGACACCGCGATATGTATACTACATTAACGGAAGTATTGAGAGCCGACTACCCTACTCATAAAGTATTCAGTGATATTGGTTGCTATACTCTAGGCGCCGGAGCACCATTCAACGCCATCGATTCATGTGTGGATATGGGAGCTTCAATAACTATGGCTAAAGGTGCTGCCGATGCAGGTCTTTTCCCTTCGGTAGCAGTTATCGGAGATTCTACCTTCACTCACTCCGGAATGACCGGGCTGCTGGATTGCGTAAACGAAAACTCCAGCGTTACAATCATTATCTCAGACAATGAAACAACAGCCATGACTGGCGGACAGGATTCTGCCGGTACAGGAAAGATAGAAGCTATCTGCCTCGGCCTCGGAGTTGATCCGGCTCACGTTCGTGTAGTTGTTCCTTTGAAGAAGAATTATGAGGAAATGGAAAAGATTATCCGCGAAGAAATAGAGTATCGTGGTGTATCTGTTATCATTCCCCGCAGAGAGTGTATCCAAACATTAGCAAGAAAGAAAAGAAGTAGCAAATAAGATGAAAAAAGATATTATATTGTCAGGTGTAGGCGGTCAGGGAATTCTTTCTATCGCGACCGTAATTGGCGAAGCCGCTTTAAAAGACGGGCTTTACATGAAACAAGCTGAAGTTCACGGTATGAGTCAAAGAGGCGGAGATGTACAGTCTAACCTCCGTATCAGCGATAAACCTATTGCTTCAGATCTTATCCCAACAGGAAAATGTGATCTGATTATCTCTCTGGAACCAATGGAAAGCTTGCGTTATATCCCTTACCTCAGCAATGATGGCTGGTTGGTAACCAACGAAACTCCGTTCATCAATATCCCTAATTATCCTGCTGAAGAAAAAATTATGGGCGAGATAAACAAGCTTCCTCATAAAATCATTTTGAACGTTGACAATGTTGCCAAAGACTTAGGCTCTACTCGCGTTGCAAACATTGTATTACTTGGAGCTACAATTCCTTTCTTAGGAATTGATTACAGCAAAATACAGGAAAGTATCCGCGATATCTTCCAAAGAAAAGGAGAAGCAATCGTAGAATTAAATTTAAAAGCTCTGGCGGCGGGAAAAGAGATTGCAGAAAAAATGATGTAAAACCACAAACAACAAACACTATACAAACACTTAAAGACCATGAATCAATATTGGGAAGAAGAAATAGAAACAATGAGCAGAGAGGAACTGAACAAACTTCAGCTTCAAAGGCTCAGAAAAACAATCCAAATTGCTTCCAATTCACCTTATTATAAAAAGGTATTCACTAAACACAGCATTACTGCAGAAACTATTCAGTCACTGGAGGATATTAAAAAAATTCCATTCACGACTAAAGCAGATATGCGCGCAAACTATCCTTTCGGATTAGTAGCCGGTGATATGAAAGATGCAGTTAGAGTTCATTCTTCAAGTGGAACTACAGGTAATCCTACCGTAATAGTCCATTCCCAACACGATCTTGATTCATGGGCTAATCTGGTTGCCCGGTGCCTATTCATGGTTGGTCTGAGAAAAACTGATGTTTTTCAAAATAGTTCTGGCTATGGAATGTTTACAGGAGGGCTGGGATTTCAGTATGGTGCAGAAAGACTTGGAGCGCTTACTGTTCCTGCAGCAGCAGGAAACAGTAAGCGACAAATCAAGTTTATCAAAGATTTTGGCACAACAGCTCTTCATGCTATTCCAAGCTATGCCATTCGTTTGGCTGAAGTCTTTCAGGAGGAAGGCCTTGATCCTAAAAGCACAAAACTAAAAACTCTGGTAATCGGGGCAGAACCACATACGGATGGACAACGAAAAAAGATAGAGAAGTTGTTAGGTGTCAAAGCATACAATAGCTTTGGAATGACGGAAATGAATGGTCCCGGTGTAGCTTTTGAATGCAAGGAACAAAACGGAATGCACTTCTGGGAAGATTGCTACTTAGTGGAAATTATTGATCCCGAAACAGGAGAACATGTTCCAGATGGAGAAATAGGAGAACTGGTGCTCACAACGCTTGATCGCGAACAAATGCCTCTCTTACGCTATCGCACACGCGACCTCACACGAATATTGCCGGGAAAATGTCCATGCGGACGTACCCACATACGGATAGATCGCATCAAAGGCAGAAGTGATGATATGTTTATCATCAAAGGGGTTAACATATTCCCTATGCAGATTGAAAAAATTTTAGTTCACTTCCCTCAATTAGGTAGTAATTACCTAATTACATTAGAAACAAAGAACAATCAGGATGAAATAATTGTTGAAGTAGAGTTAAGTGATCTTTCCACTGACAATTATATTGAATTACAAAGTCTGACAAAGGAGATCACTCACCAACTGAAAGATGAGATATTAGTTACCCCTAAATTGATATTGGTAAAGAAGGGAACTCTGCCTCAAAGTGAGGGCAAAGCTATTCGGGTAAAAGATCTGAGAGACAATAAATAAATTAGCTCTAATATGAAACTATTGAAGGAACGAATTCTGCAGGATGGAAAATGCTATGAAGGTGGAATCCTAAAAGTAGATAGCTTTATTAACCATCAATTGGACCCCATTTTAATGAAAAAAATTGGGGTAGAGTTTGTACGTCGGTTCGCAACAACCAATGTCAATAAAATTATGACAATCGAAGCCAGTGGCATAGCTCCTGCAATTATGACTGGGTTCCTGATGGACTTACCTGTTGTTTTTGCGAAAAAAAAGCTACCTAGCACGATGAAAAACTATCTATCAACAACAGTTCATTCTTTCACTAAAGATCGTGATTATGAAGTCGTAATCAGTTCTGAATTTATCAGTTCTGAAGACAACATTCTTTTTATAGACGACTTTCTGGCTTATGGAAATGCAGCATTAGGCATACTCGATTTAATTGAGCAAGCAGGCGCAAATATAGTAGGTATGGGATTTATCATTGAAAAAGAATTTCAGAATGGTCGCATATTACTAGAATCAAGAGGCATCAAAGTAGAATCCCTTGCTATTATAGAAAGCTTATCAAACCGAATTATAAAGATTAAAGAATAATATTATTCGGCATACTTTTACAGGTGAGCCATAAATAAAAGATCAAAAGCTTTTAATAAATATCACGCCGGATTATAGCGGAACTCCGGTTTACTTTTTAAAAAATTATTAGACTAGTTTGTGTATCTTTGTACAAAAGATTGCATTCTTCTGTACAAAACAATTAATTCTTTTGTACAGAAGAAAGATTTGTTTTGTACAACATCGCATCAATTACCCGCCTGAGATATAAAAAATCATTCGGGAGTTTGAGCACCTCTCGCCGCATCTTTCTGGAAAGTCGGAGTGACATTTGATAGCCTACAAAATCACTACATAAATTTTAATTTTGCGAAATTGATCTAGCAATCTGGCAGTATGCCTTTAAGCTGCTGTATATAAGTGCTATATAGGTGCTAGATTAAAATAATTTGATCTAGCACCTATATAGCAATTTAGCACCTTGTTTCATCCTGATTTGGGTTGACTGTGCTTATTATTAATCCTGGTATAGGTTGGTTAAAGTGTTGTTTATCAGCTATGTTTCTGTAATAAGTTGTCTGGACTGTATATGATTTACCTGCCAAAGCGCTAGATCGCTAGATCACTGCTAGATCAATTTGGTTTGATCTAGCAGGTGTAATATGGTTATATTCAGTTTGTTAAATGGCTACTGCTAGATTGCTAGATTGTTTTGCGAAAAAAAATAATCCTGGCCGATCTATTCAGACACACTAAACTAATATTATAAACTGTTTAGAGAAATTTCTTTCTTCTTATTCAGATTATTCCGAATTTATGCTTAAGACTTCAATCCCTCAGGATTTCGGTATGATCCGACTTTTACAGGTGAGCCATAAATAAACGCAGGAGACTTAAACACAAAATCGGCGGTAACCTTTATGATTATCGCCGATTCTCTATATAAAGCCACATCAGTGATGCGATGAAACTCCGTATGACATGATTTGAGAGCTCGCCCTCTTTGTAATCCACCGGCATAAATGCTACTCGTAAGTTGTGGCCCGCCATCAAGTGTCGAAGCTTGTCTCGGTTTTCAGATTAATTTGATGAGTTTCCCAATCAAACTAATGTGGCTAAGACTTTATCTGTTTTGCTATTGCAAATATAATCTATTTACATCAATGTAACAAACAAATTTGGATATTTGTTTTCTTAAAAAAGAAAATAGTCACGTATAAAAAAAATAAAAGCACCAATTGCAGATTATACCACAATTGGTGCTTTACTAATTTCTAGAACCGGCTAATTAAGCAGCTTTTGCTTTTGCAACAACAGCTTTGAAAGCTTCTGGGTGATTCATTGCTAAATCAGCCAAAACCTTACGGTTTATTTCGATACCAGCTTTGTGTAAGCCGCCCATCAACTTAGAATAAGACATTCCTTCTAAACGAGCAGCAGCGTTAATACGCTGTATCCAAAGAGCACGGAAATTTCTTTTCTTATTTCTACGGTCACGGAACGCATAAGTCAAACCTTTTTCCCAGGTATTCTTAGCTACGGTCCAAACATTTTTTCTTGCACCAAAATAACCTTTGGTCAGATTCAAAATTTTCTTTCTTCTTGCTTTTGAAGCAACATGATTTACTGATCTTGGCATAGTTTTAATCTTTTTGAATGTTAGCGTCGCAACTTCACGTGGCGAACTTAAAGCTAATGCATTCGGTTAATACTTAATAATACGGTTGTACGCTTTTGATTACTTCATTGCTAAAAGAGACTTAACCTGGCTTACATTCGTTGCATCAACGGTTGTAGAATAACACAAGTTTCTTTTTCTCTTTTTGCTCTTTTTAGTCAAAATATGACTGTGGAAAGCGTGCTTTCTTTTGATTTTACCTGTTCCGGTAAGAGTAAACCTCTTTTTAGAACCGGAGTTAGTCTTCATCTTTGGCATCTTAATTATTTTTTAATTATTAATATATGGTAACGCACTATACCTGCGCGTTATACATTTCAACACATCTGTCTTTCAACAAATTATTCCGCTTCAGTAGTTTTTTCTTCTTCAACCTTGTCAGTTTTAGGCTTTACAGCTTTTTCTTCTTTGGTTGCTACTACTGCTTTTTTAGCGACTTCTTTCTTTTTGGGAGATAAGAAAATAATCATTCTCTTACCTTCAAGGGCTGGCATTTGTTCAACTTTAGCATAATCCTCAAGATCATTTGCAAAACGAAGTAACAAAACTTCTCCTTGTTCCTTGAAAAGGATAGAACGCCCTTTAAAGAATACGTATGCTTTTACCTTATCACCTTCTTCCAGAAAACCTTTTGCATGCTTCAACTTAAAGTTGTAATCATGATCATCTGTCTGAGGTCCAAAACGTATTTCTTTAACGTTAACCTTTATCTGCTTAGCCTTCTGTTCCTTTTGACGTTTTTTCAACTGATAAAGAAACTTTGAATAATCAATAATTCGACAAACAGGCGGAACTGCATTGGGAGAAATTTCCACAAGATCTAGTTCTTTTTCTTCAGCCATCTTTAATGCCTGAAAAATAGAAATAACCATTGATTCTACATTTTCATCACCGACTATGCGTACTTCCTTGGCACGAATCTGTTCATTGACTCTGTGTTGCCCTTTTAAACCATCATTCTTCATTCAATAACTATTAGTTCCTGTTTGTTTTCTTTTATTTTCAGTTAGCGGATGCAAAGTTACCACTTATTTATCATATTTTGAACTTCTTCAGTCAAAATATTTGCAAATTCTTCAAATTTCATTGTTCCTTTATCACCTTCGCCTTGTTTACGAACTGCAACTTCTCCATTTTCGGCTTCTTTTTCGCCGACTACTAGCATATAAGGAATACGTTTCATTTCATTATCACGGATCTTACGACCTATTTTTTCGTTTCTATCATCAACGATAGCACGAATATCGTTCATATCCAAATACTGTTTTACTTTTTCCGCGTATTCATTAAATTTCTCACTAATAGGAAGAATTGCAACCTGATCAGGTGTAAGCCACAATGGGAATTTACCACCAGTGTGTTCAATCAGGACAGCTACAAAGCGTTCCATCGAACCAAATGGTGCACGGTGAATCATCACCGGACGATGTTTTTGGTTATCATCTCCGGTATATTCCAGATTAAATCTTTCAGGCAAGTTATAATCCACCTGAATAGTACCAAGCTGCCATTTACGACCAATTGCGTCACGAACCATGAAGTCCAGTTTAGGACCATAAAAAGCTGCTTCTCCTAGTTCAACCTTAGCCTTCAATCCTTTTTCTTCACAAGCCTCAATAATTGCTTTTTCAGAACGTTCCCAGTTATCATCGCTACCAATATATTTTTCACGATTATTTGGATCACGAAGAGAAATCTGAGCTTCAAAGTTCTCAAAATTCAGAGCTTTAAATATAATGAAGATGATATCCATCACCTTTAAGAACTCATCCTTTACCTGATCTGGTCTACAGAATATATGAGCATCATCCTGAGTAAAGCTACGTACACGAGTCAACCCATGAAGTTCTCCACTTTGCTCATAGCGATATACAGTACCAAATTCAGCCAATCTTAATGGAAGATCCTTATAAGAACGAGGTTTCCATTTATATATTTCACAGTGGTGAGGACAATTCATTGGTTTCAATAAATATTCCTCTCCTTCTTCCGGAGTATGGATTGGTTGGAAAGAATCTTTTCCATATTTGGCATAGTGACCGGAAGTAACATATAATTGCTTATTTCCAATATGTGGAGTCATTACCTGTTGGTAACCAAAACGACGTTGAATTTTCTTCAGGAAGTCTTCCAAACGAAGGCGAAGAGCTGTTCCTTTTGGTAACCACATAGGAAGTCCTTTACCAACCATTTCAGAGAACATGAACAATTCCATCTCTTTACCTATCTTACGGTGGTCACGTTTCTTAGCTTCCTCTAGTAATACCAAATATTCATCAAGCAATTTCTTTTTTGGGAAAGTAATACCATAGATACGAGTCAGCATCTTTTGGTCTTCTCTTCCTCTCCAGTAAGCACCAGCTACAGAAGTTAATTTAATAGCTTTAATATTGCCAGTATTCATCAAGTGAGGTCCACGACAAAGATCTGTAAATGCACCTTGAGTATATGTAGTAATAGTTCCATCTTCAAGTTCAGAGATAAGTTCACACTTATATGTTTCACCTCTCTCACCAAACATTTTCAAAGCATCTTCTTTCTTAATATCAGTTCTGACTACAGCTTCTTTCTTAGCTGCAAGTTCTGCCATTTTTGCTTCAATAGCAGGAAGATCACCTTCTTTAATTACAGCTTCTCCCGGATCTACATCATAATAGAAACCATTTTCAATTGCAGGACCAATTCCGAATTGAATACCAGGATAGAGTTCCTGTAAAGCTTCAGCCAGCAAGTGAGCACTGGTGTGCCAGAATGCATGTTTTCCTTCTGCATCATCCCATTTATAAAGGACTATAGATGCATCTGTATTTATTGGACGAGCTAAATCATAAGTTTCGCCATCTACACCACAGGCAACAACATCCTGTGCCAATCGGCTACTAATACTTTCTGCAATTTGCAGACCATTTACTCCTTCGTTATATTCACGAACAGAGCCATCTGGAAATGTTATCTTTATCATATTGGTTTATATATTTTCCTTTTTGACTTACAAAAGTAGCTATTTCTTTTAAATTATGCTTCTTTTCAAATAAAAATGTTACTGTTTTTGTTCTGTAAAACGCTTAATCACATTATATGCGGAAACAATTCCAAGTTCACCGGCTTTACTAAGATCAGAAATACCTTTCTTATTATTCCCTGAAAAGATATTTGTTAGTCCTCTATTAAAATATGCTTCTGCAAAATTCGGATCCAGAGAAATAGCCTTATCATAATCAGTTAAAGCAGAGCGGTAGTCTTTCAACATACAAAGCACATTTCCACGATTATAATAGGCGTAAACAAAATCCGGAGCCAACTGAATAACTTTGTCCAGGTCTGATTTTACAATATTATACTCAGGTACTTTTACATCTATCTTTTTTGCGACACTCTGTGCTTCCGCCGCATCTTTTTCTTCTTCTGATTTCTCGTAATCCAACTGTTTCCATCTTATCAATGAACGATTAAAATAAGCAGGGAAGAAAGAACTGTTACAATTTATAGCCTGCGTTAAATCTTCAATAGCATTGGTAAAATCCTGAACCAGATAAAAATCCAGTGAGCGTGCAAAACGTTTTGCCGCATCATTTGGATGTTTTACAATTTCTGAAGTACGCTCATCAATAGATGCAAAATGATTTTTAGCTTGCTTTTCTGTAAGCGGCGATTCCATATTAGTTATAATAAGCCGTTTAGGCACAGCTCCCGAATTGCTTAAATCATCAATATATTTATGATATTTCAAATCCCGTTTTATTTCACTGGATTTTTCATAATACGTTAATGCAAACATCGGTTCCAGTCTTATTTCCACATTCTTATCCTGTACTTTTCCGCGATATTCACTTTTATATTTCTGATCGGATTCAGAATCGTCGGCAACGACAATCTTACTATAATTCTCCATATCCTTATCAGATTTCTTACGCGTTTTATCAGATTTAGCACTCTTCTTTCCCTTACCAGTGCCAAATCTTTTATCAAGCTGCGTTTTCATTACTTTAAATTCATCCAGATCGGCTCCTTTTATATCACCAATTCGTCGTCTTGCTTCAGCGCGATTATAATACCCAGCCAGGAAATTTGGATGCACCTTAATAACGTTAGTGAAATCCTTTATTGCTCCACGGAAATCTCCGGTCTGTTTACGAAGAATTCCCCTGTTAAAGACAGCCATCATATTATCAGGTTCCATCTTTATAACAAAGTTAAAATCATCTATCGCCCGGTTGTCATCCCCTACCTGTGCACGTAAAAGTCCACGATTATAATGACCTATAAAATTATTAGGGTCAATATCCAGTGCTATATCATAATCCTCTAAAGCACCTTGCAATTTATTCTGATGAAAACGAGCCAATGCCCTGTTAATGTAATTGCCAGAGTTTTTTGTATTAAGATAAGTTGCCTGATCATAATCAGTTTCAGCCTCCTTATATTTACCCTGTTGAAGTTTAATTGCAGCACGTGATGACCATACATCGGCATCATATTTATCAACGCTCAACGCCAAATCATAATCTTTCATTGCCATTATAGTATCCTTTTGCTTCAAAGAAACCTCCGCTCTCATCAAATAAGCTTTAGTATACTGAGGCGAGAGGGCGATCAATTTTGATAAATCACTTTCAGCCCCTTTATAGTCCTTTTTGGAGATTTTACTAAGAGCCAGATTATGCCAAACGCCTACGTTTTCAGGATCATAACTCAAAGCCTTAGTATAATCTTCAATAGCACCATCAAACTTATTTTGTTTAATCCGAGATAATCCCCTCATTTGATATGCATTAACAACAAACGGATTTCGTTCTATTGCTGCCGAGCAATCAACTTCTGCTCCTTGATAATCGTCAAGGTTTATTTTAGCAAGAGCACGAAAAAAGTAGGGCTCATACAAATATGGTTTCGCACTCACAACCTGATTAAAGTACTGAATGGAAAGAACATAGTCTTCAAAATATAATGCATTTCGGCCAATCGCCATTACGCGTTCTGTATTAATCTGAGCAGAAACAACAGCCGGGAATAACAAAAGGAATATTATAAATTTCTTTATCATCTTTTATTTAATATAAGGGCGGAGCAAAAGTAATAATTTCGATTGAAGAAA
This genomic interval from uncultured Bacteroides sp. contains the following:
- a CDS encoding indolepyruvate oxidoreductase subunit beta, yielding MKKDIILSGVGGQGILSIATVIGEAALKDGLYMKQAEVHGMSQRGGDVQSNLRISDKPIASDLIPTGKCDLIISLEPMESLRYIPYLSNDGWLVTNETPFINIPNYPAEEKIMGEINKLPHKIILNVDNVAKDLGSTRVANIVLLGATIPFLGIDYSKIQESIRDIFQRKGEAIVELNLKALAAGKEIAEKMM
- a CDS encoding DNA/RNA non-specific endonuclease, yielding MARRKKKNQQNNIRRILLLIIAISVTSVLVYEHFRSPILHAANDVKYKTENIIAPDKEEIQGDLEIPQFTTSRPEQIISHAAYTVSYNPEWRVPNWVSYELTEYEIKGDLERSDKFVVDPEVKGVCATNEDYSHSGYDRGHMAPAADMKWNTRVMKECFYFSNMCPQKHSLNAGRWKTLEEKVRDWAREDSAIVIICGPIVDKGYKTIGPDRVAVPQRFFKVILAPYLNSPKAIGFIMKNDKEESPLSSYAVSVDSVEKLTGMDFFSALPDNLENRIESSSSTADWGL
- the mltG gene encoding endolytic transglycosylase MltG, with protein sequence MNNKLKNKWVFAAIVAGAIIVFAGIFVYYNLFASQFQTEKKAYVYIDRDDTPDSITVKVERAGMPRSMNAFKWLMTHLDEAKNIHTGRYLIKPGDGTYPVFRRLTRGQQAPLNFSINDIRTCGQLAEKIGNQLMIDSAEVAIRLNDSTFCSKLGFKKETVISLFIPNTYEIYWNISTADLFKKMKKEYNSFWSNERLSKAKSIGFTPSEVCTIASIVEEETNNTAEKPMVAGLYINRLHKGMKLQADPTVKFAVQNFTIKRVTGEYLRSNSPYNTYKFEGLPPGPIRIPSIKGIDAVLNYTRHNFVYMCAKEDFSGTHNFAATWEEHMVNARKYQAELNKRKIF
- a CDS encoding thiamine pyrophosphate-dependent enzyme, which produces MRQHLLLGDEAIAQAAIDAGLSGVYAYPGTPSTEITEYIQLSPLAKERNIHSRWSTNEKTAMEAALGLSFAGKRALVCMKHVGMNVAADCFINSAMTGVNGGLIAVVADDPSMHSSQNEQDSRFYGDFALVPMFEPSNQQEAYDMVYNGYEFSEKIGEPILMRMVTRLAHSRSGVESQQLKPQNEMSFSDDPRQFILLPAIARRRYKALLAKQDEFIKASEESPYNKYIDGPNKKLGIVACGIGFNYLMENYPEGCEYPVLKIGQYPLPKKQLLKLATECDEILILEDGQPFVENMLKGYLGIGIKVKGRLDGTLSRDGELNPDNVAKAIGKENKSAFIVPSVVEMRPPALCEGCGHRDMYTTLTEVLRADYPTHKVFSDIGCYTLGAGAPFNAIDSCVDMGASITMAKGAADAGLFPSVAVIGDSTFTHSGMTGLLDCVNENSSVTIIISDNETTAMTGGQDSAGTGKIEAICLGLGVDPAHVRVVVPLKKNYEEMEKIIREEIEYRGVSVIIPRRECIQTLARKKRSSK
- the rplT gene encoding 50S ribosomal protein L20; protein product: MPRSVNHVASKARRKKILNLTKGYFGARKNVWTVAKNTWEKGLTYAFRDRRNKKRNFRALWIQRINAAARLEGMSYSKLMGGLHKAGIEINRKVLADLAMNHPEAFKAVVAKAKAA
- the xpt gene encoding xanthine phosphoribosyltransferase yields the protein MKLLKERILQDGKCYEGGILKVDSFINHQLDPILMKKIGVEFVRRFATTNVNKIMTIEASGIAPAIMTGFLMDLPVVFAKKKLPSTMKNYLSTTVHSFTKDRDYEVVISSEFISSEDNILFIDDFLAYGNAALGILDLIEQAGANIVGMGFIIEKEFQNGRILLESRGIKVESLAIIESLSNRIIKIKE
- the rpmI gene encoding 50S ribosomal protein L35 — encoded protein: MPKMKTNSGSKKRFTLTGTGKIKRKHAFHSHILTKKSKKRKRNLCYSTTVDATNVSQVKSLLAMK
- a CDS encoding phenylacetate--CoA ligase, which produces MNQYWEEEIETMSREELNKLQLQRLRKTIQIASNSPYYKKVFTKHSITAETIQSLEDIKKIPFTTKADMRANYPFGLVAGDMKDAVRVHSSSGTTGNPTVIVHSQHDLDSWANLVARCLFMVGLRKTDVFQNSSGYGMFTGGLGFQYGAERLGALTVPAAAGNSKRQIKFIKDFGTTALHAIPSYAIRLAEVFQEEGLDPKSTKLKTLVIGAEPHTDGQRKKIEKLLGVKAYNSFGMTEMNGPGVAFECKEQNGMHFWEDCYLVEIIDPETGEHVPDGEIGELVLTTLDREQMPLLRYRTRDLTRILPGKCPCGRTHIRIDRIKGRSDDMFIIKGVNIFPMQIEKILVHFPQLGSNYLITLETKNNQDEIIVEVELSDLSTDNYIELQSLTKEITHQLKDEILVTPKLILVKKGTLPQSEGKAIRVKDLRDNK